Proteins co-encoded in one Uranotaenia lowii strain MFRU-FL unplaced genomic scaffold, ASM2978415v1 HiC_scaffold_218, whole genome shotgun sequence genomic window:
- the LOC129759637 gene encoding UPF0587 protein GA18326 yields the protein MVKIGLQIKATLENIEELRTCHPNYPFFVKIKCTNCNEASDKWHDITEAERVNEDSRNPKGFNFYMKCKMCSRENSIDILEGSNVTYTAEDSGKLKTIVAFDCRGVEPTEFSPRSGWIAKATDNGPKFEDIDLSEDDWVEYDQKNNNSIGVYEFESNFIKMKK from the exons ATGGTCAAAATCGGTCTTCAAATAAAGGCAACCCTCGAAAACATCGAGGAGCTTCGAACGTGCCATCCGAACTACCCGTTCTTCGTCAAGATCAAGTGCACCAACTGCAACGAGGCATCCGACAAATGGCACGATATCACCGAAGCTGAACGAGTCAATGAGGACTCCCGGAATCCTAAAGGGTTCAACTTCTACATGAAGTGCAAGATGTGTTCCCGTGAAAACAGCATCGACATTCTGGAAGGGAGCAACG TGACCTACACGGCGGAAGATTCCGGTAAACTGAAAACCATCGTTGCTTTTGACTGTCGCGGAGTGGAACCGACCGAATTTAGTCCACGTTCTGGATGGATCGCCAAAGCCACCGACAATGGGcccaaatttgaagacatcgaCCTGTCGGAGGACGATTGGGTGGAATACGATCAGAAGAACAACAATTCGATTGGCGTTTacgaatttgaatcaaatttcattaagatgaagaaataa
- the LOC129759638 gene encoding GDP-fucose protein O-fucosyltransferase 1, producing MKVLFYWLILQFICLDILDSTVIDENGYILYCPCMGRFGNQADHFLGALGFAHGLNRTLVLPPWVEYRKGEAKSVQVPFDSYFKVDPLNEFTKVITMESFMENLAPTLWPPEERTSFCYMERMGLNGETGGGCNAKSGNPFGPFWDTFQVDFVKSEFFGPKLNYDVYHHDMARKWNVKYPADKWPVIAFTGAPASFPIQIENCGLQKYLKWSVRIEEAARDFIKKSLPKGAFMGIHLRNGIDWVRACDHVKDSPNLFSSPQCLGYRNEKGSLTLDMCMPPKDIIVRQIKRQIKNHKEAHKNNEIKSIFVASDGNHMIHDLNEALKRMNVVAVKLPENNPHLDLAILGMSNHFIGNCVSSYSAFVKRERDAKGFPSSFWAFPAEKHTSKGGAKTSTGSSGVAHEEL from the exons ATGAAAGTTCTTTTTTATTGGTTGATTTTACAGTTTATTTGTTTAGACATCCTAGATAGCACAGTTATAGATGAAAATGGTTACATTTTGTATTGTCCGTGCATGG GTCGTTTTGGAAACCAGGCCGATCACTTCCTCGGAGCGCTAGGATTCGCTCACGGTTTAAACCGAACCTTGGTTCTGCCCCCGTGGGTTGAGTACCGGAAGGGGGAAGCCAAATCGGTACAGGTTCCGTTCGATAGCTACTTTAAAGTGGATCCCCTGAACGAATTCACCAAAGTGATAACGATGGAAAGTTTTATGGAAAACTTGGCACCCACCCTTTGGCCGCCGGAGGAACGGACTTCGTTTTGCTACATGGAACGGATGGGTCTGAACGGTGAGACGGGTGGAGGATGTAACGCCAAGAGTGGAAATCCATTTGGACCGTTTTGGGATACCTTTCAGGTTGACTTTGTGAAATCGGAGTTTTTTGGGCCGAAGCTGAATTACGATGTGTATCACCATGATATGGCTCGGAAGTGGAACGTTAAATACCCAGCGGATAAGTGGCCAGTGATAGCCTTCACGGGAGCTCCAGCTAGCTTCCCCATTCAAATCGAAAATTGTggtttgcaaaaatatttaaagtggtCGGTTAGAATTGAAGAGGCCGCAcgtgattttatcaaaaaatcgttACCCAAGGGAGCGTTCATGGGAATTCACCTGCGTAATGGAATCGACTGGGTGCGAGCGTGTGATCATGTGAAAGATAGCCCTAACCTATTTTCGTCGCCGCAATGTTTGGGATACCGAAACGAGAAAGGATCGCTCACGTTGGACATGTGCATGCCCCCCAAAGATATCATCGTACGACAAATCAAGCGGCAGATCAAAAACCACAAAGAAGCCCACAAAAACAACGAAATCAAGTCAATCTTTGTTGCTTCCGATGGCAACCACATGATTCACGATCTGAATGAAGCTCTCAAACGAATGAATGTGGTAGCGGTGAAACTTCCCGAAAATAATCCACATCTGGATTTGGCCATTCTCGGGATGTCCAACCATTTTATCGGTAACTGTGTTTCCTCTTATTCCGCTTTCGTAAAACGGGAACGTGACGCTAAAGGATTCCCATCAAGTTTTTGGGCTTTCCCAGCTGAGAAACACACATCAAAAGGAGGTGCGAAAACATCGACTGGGTCGTCGGGGGTTGCCCATGAAGAGCTGTGA